The proteins below come from a single Zea mays cultivar B73 chromosome 8, Zm-B73-REFERENCE-NAM-5.0, whole genome shotgun sequence genomic window:
- the LOC100280791 gene encoding 50S ribosomal protein 5, chloroplastic has product MPHPPMALLLSPTVSFLVSPSAPRPRALSAAANVSYPASRLQCKNLSSQQSPLNVTATCASFAEKRLVLVHATAEGSEAGAEQPEEPKPATKIEEMPLESKQKMIMEQRARMKLAKKLRQRRKRLLRKRKLRKKGRWPPSKMKKLKNV; this is encoded by the exons ATGCCACACCCACCCATGGCGCTCCTCCTCTCCCCGACCGTTTCCTTCCTGGTCTCCCCGTCTGCTCCACGCCCTCGAGCTCTCTCCGCTGCCGCCAATGTATCCTACCCCG CCTCAAGGCTGCAATGCAAGAACCTGTCCTCCCAACAGAGCCCTCTGAATGTGACTGCTACTTGTGCTTCTTTCGCTGAGAAGAGGCTGGTTCTTGTCCATGCCACGGCAGAGGGTTCTGAGGCTGGTGCGGAGCAGCCAGAAGAGCCGAAACCAGCGACCAAGATCGAGGAAATGCCACTCGAGTCGAAGCAGAAGATGATCATGGAGCAAAGAGCGCGGATGAAGCTTGCCAAGAAACTGAGGCAGCGGCGCAAGCGGCTTCTCCGCAAGAGGAAGCTTAGGAAGAAGGGCAGGTGGCCACCGTCCAAGATGAAGAAGCTCAAGAATGTATGA